In one window of Bradysia coprophila strain Holo2 unplaced genomic scaffold, BU_Bcop_v1 contig_200, whole genome shotgun sequence DNA:
- the LOC119075396 gene encoding acetylcholine receptor subunit alpha-type acr-16-like: protein MSITRTEIWAPDIQLYNLAEYDMDIKGYTRNILTNDGKISDGLPMLIKSTCKIDVTWFPFDEQKCLLIFGSWSFSSTELRLELSENVPSYMNGLTSNGEWQVLGVTAETGLQFDHHQPTELYVVVNYTIHLKRRTVYYFFNLLVPCGLIGFLSVLGFTLPPESGEKLPLGASILFSLIVFLNMISESMPASSDAVPLLGTYFNCIMFSIALSVVSTIVVNLNMNAVHPKHIQGRSKKLFMYWLPQLLCMKKPSFIEQMGQIPPISKRKISDTNAMCTVPLDVAWKQQWIFIAAVVDRLCLICSLLFTCVSVTVFLANAF, encoded by the exons ATGTCAATTACTCGTACCGAAATTTGGGCACCCGACATTCAACTCTACAATCTAGCCGAGTACGACATGGACATTAAGGGCTATACCAGAAATATTCTAACCAACGACGGAAAAATCTCAGATGGACTACCGATGCTGATCAAATCAACATGCAAGATCGATGTGACGTGGTTTCCGTTCGACGAACAGAAATGCTTGCTGATATTTGGTAGCTGGAGCTTCTCCTCAACGGAACTGCGTTTGGAACTATCGGAGAATGTTCCATCTTACATGAATGGGTTG ACCAGCAATGGAGAATGGCAAGTGTTGGGGGTAACGGCTGAAACGGGATTACAGTTCGACCATCATCAACCGACTGAACTGTATGTCGTCGTCAATTACACAATTCATTTGAAACGGCGAACGGTTTACtactttttcaatttgctCGTTCCGTGTGGTCTGATTGGATTTCTTTCGGTTTTGGGCTTCACCTTACCACCGGAATCGGGTGAAAAATTGCCGCTTGGTGCCAGCATACTCTTTTCCCTCATTGTATTTCTCAATATGATCAGCGAGTCAATGCCAGCCAGTTCGGATGCTGTACCGCTTTTGG GAACTTACTTCAATTGCATCATGTTTTCGATTGCGCTGAGCGTTGTTTCTACAATAGTCGTGAATCTCAATATGAATGCGGTACATCCTAAGCACATACAAGGACGCTCAAAGAAACTGTTTATGTACTGGCTGCCTCAGTTACTCTGCATGAAAAAACCGTCATTTATCGAACAAATGGGCCAAATACCACCCATCAGCAAAAGGAAGATTAGCGACACCAATGCAATGTGTACAGTTCCGTTGGATGTAGCATGGAAGCAACAGTGGATATTTATTGCAGCTGTAGTCGATAGATTGTGTTTGATATGCTCGCTACTCTTCACATGTGTCTCTGTGACTGTTTTTCTTGCTAATGCATTTTGA
- the LOC119075405 gene encoding histone H2B, producing MPPKTSGKAAKKAGKAQKNITKGDKKKKRKRKESYAIYIYKVLKQVHPDTGISSKAMSIMNSFVNDIFERIAAEASRLAHYNKRSTITSREIQTAVRLLLPGELAKHAVSEGTKAVTKYTSSK from the coding sequence ATGCCACCAAAGACAAGCGGAAAAGCTGCAAAGAAGGCCGGTAAGGCGCAAAAGAACATTACGAAAGGcgacaagaagaagaagcgCAAGCGTAAGGAGTCTTATGCCATCTACATCTACAAAGTGTTGAAGCAAGTGCATCCAGACACTGGTATTTCGAGCAAAGCCATGAGTATCATGAACAGTTTCGTTAATGATATTTTCGAACGCATTGCTGCCGAAGCATCCCGTTTGGCTCACTACAACAAACGATCGACCATCACCAGTCGGGAAATTCAAACCGCTGTTCGTCTGTTGTTGCCTGGTGAATTGGCCAAGCACGCTGTCAGTGAAGGCACAAAAGCCGTCACCAAATATACCAGCTCCAAGTAA
- the LOC119075400 gene encoding histone H2A-like — translation MSGRGKGGKVKGKAKSRSNRAGLQFPVGRIHRLLRKGNYAERVGAGAPVYLAAVMEYLAAEVLELAGNAARDNKKSRIIPRHLQLAIRNDEELNKLLSGVTIAQGGVLPNIQAVLLPKKTEKKSASSQEF, via the coding sequence atgtctGGCCGTGGTAAAGGTGGAAAAGTTAAGGGAAAGGCAAAGTCTCGTTCGAACCGTGCCGGATTACAGTTTCCAGTCGGTCGTATTCACCGATTGTTGCGTAAAGGCAACTATGCCGAACGTGTCGGTGCTGGTGCTCCAgtttatttggcagctgtgaTGGAATATTTGGCTGCTGAAGTATTGGAATTGGCTGGTAACGCAGCCCGTGACAACAAGAAATCGAGAATAATTCCACGTCATTTACAGTTGGCCATCCGCAACGACGAAGAATTGAACAAGTTGTTGTCGGGCGTAACCATTGCCCAAGGTGGTGTTCTGCCCAACATTCAGGCAGTTTTGTTGccgaaaaagactgaaaagAAGTCTGCTTCTTCGCAAGAATTTTAG
- the LOC119075386 gene encoding neuronal acetylcholine receptor subunit beta-3-like, producing the protein MVVHFDIELLRIIQVDEKHQVITTNILRYLHWKDEFLQWKPEIYGNITEYNQSGPGVKKLQHRTVPKYEISSDYFQEDNGEWNLLGITSNSSSTMYSCCPDDGYIRINYTIHLKRRAFYYFFNLLVPCGLIGFLAILGFTLPPESGEKLPLGATILFSLIVFLNMISESMPANSDTVPLLGTYFNCVMFTIALSVVSTIVINVNLKAANPKRVDGLTKKIFLRWLPRMLRMNISSNIVTEQDPVLWNKKMVEDTITIQIKRSGGVETVVTYSLHADKIVAQQWSCVAAVVDRMCLVFSLIVTFLSVTIFLVYAY; encoded by the exons ATGGTGGTCCATTTTGACATTGAGCTGCTGAGAATTATACAAGTGGACGAGAAACATCAAGTGATTACAACGAACATTCTGCGTTACTTGCATTGGAAAGATGAATTCTTGCAGTGGAAGCCGGAAATCTATGGAAACATTACGGAA TACAACCAGTCCGGGCCTGGTGTTAAAAAGCTCCAACACAGAACAGTTCCAAAATACGAAATAAGCTCCGACTACTTTCAGGAGGATAACGGAGAATGGAATTTGCTGGGAATAACTTCCAATAGCAGTTCTACCATGTATTCATGCTGTCCGGACGATGGATACATTAGAATCAATTATACAATTCATTTGAAGAGGCGCGCATTTTACtactttttcaatttgctCGTTCCATGTGGCCTGATCGGATTCCTTGCTATCTTGGGTTTCACCTTACCGCCAGAATCGGGAGAAAAACTACCACTGGGCGCCACCATACTCTTTTCTCTCATTGTTTTTCTGAATATGATCAGCGAGTCGATGCCAGCAAATTCGGATACTGTGCCACTTCTGG GCACCTACTTCAACTGTGTCATGTTCACCATTGCGCTGTCTGTCGTTTCAACGATTGTCATAAACGTTAATTTGAAAGCTGCAAATCCAAAGAGAGTGGACGGattgacgaaaaaaatatttctccgTTGGCTACCTCGGATGCTTCGTATGAATATCTCTTCAAATATCGTTACCGAACAGGATCCAGTGTTGTGGAACAAGAAGATGGTCGAAGACACGATTACGATACAAATTAAACGATCCGGAGGTGTAGAGACAGTGGTTACGTATTCATTGCACGCAGATAAAATTGTGGCTCAACAGTGGAGCTGCGTTGCGGCCGTAGTGGATAGAATGTGTTTAGTGTTTTCTCTTATCGTTACGTTCCTTTCAGTCACAATTTTTCTCGTTTATGCAtattaa
- the LOC119075393 gene encoding probable cysteine--tRNA ligase, mitochondrial — MKLLSFSINSIGCRTYSTLKSFHSKHWIQPSAGYDTNIKIFNPITRTEVPLILKRKDTASWYMCGPTVYDSTHIGHGSCFVKQDIIQRILQKHFQINVITAMNITDVDDKIIARSKQTNEDWMSLTKRYEDEFWMDMKRLGVETPNVSLRVTDHMPEIIRFTQTLLDKQIAYRHTDGSVYFDVCKCPTYGKFQSLNEQSKHEFKRSQFDFAVWKAAKPNEPSWNAPWGNGRPGWHVECSVLASLIFGENLDFHSGGIDLRFPHHENEEAQCCSHHGIGQWVNYWIHTGQLHLVGESVKMSKSLNNAITISDFLTKHTANEFRMLCLLSHYRNQMDYSESHMDAAKMTCKRITEFRSDIDACVKGQKTFSDDGNELHEQMSEASIRIDGFLRDDFTTSRCIDQLMLLIKTINKSMHRHDTTANTQPSVSSNIADLLAVRNFVDSKLEIFGLNFNDSVAVSDNSTVSTERIVDGVVDVRNRIRNRALESKDKQLLKDCDDIRECFKLNGIALKDHGKLSSWHFMMSK; from the coding sequence atgaaattgttgTCGTTTTCCATAAATTCGATTGGGTGTCGCACATATTCAACATTGAAAAGTTTCCACTCAAAGCACTGGATTCAGCCGTCAGCTGGCTACGACACAAACATCAAAATATTCAATCCAATTACGAGAACTGAAGTGCCATTGATACTCAAGCGAAAGGACACTGCCAGCTGGTACATGTGCGGTCCAACGGTATACGACAGCACTCACATCGGCCACGGAAGCTGTTTCGTAAAGCAGGACATCATTCAGCGCATATTacagaaacattttcaaatcaatGTCATTACAGCCATGAACATCACCGACGTTGACGATAAAATAATCGCCCGCAGTAAGCAAACGAATGAGGATTGGATGTCATTGACGAAGCGCTACGAAGATGAATTCTGGATGGACATGAAGCGATTGGGCGTCGAGACGCCAAACGTTTCACTACGTGTGACCGATCATATGCCGGAAATCATTCGATTCACTCAAACGTTGCTGGACAAACAAATTGCTTACCGACACACCGATGGTTCCGTGTACTTTGATGTGTGCAAATGTCCGACGTATGGCAAATTTCAATCTCTCAACGAGCAGTCGAAACACGAGTTCAAGCGATCGCAATTCGATTTTGCCGTTTGGAAGGCTGCTAAACCGAATGAACCGTCGTGGAATGCACCCTGGGGCAATGGCAGACCTGGTTGGCATGTCGAGTGTTCAGTACTAGCCAGTTTGATATTCGGTGAAAATCTGGACTTTCACAGCGGCGGAATAGATCTCCGATTTCCGCATCACGAGAACGAAGAGGCTCAATGTTGCAGTCACCACGGTATCGGTCAATGGGTGAATTACTGGATACATACCGGACAGTTGCATTTGGTCGGCGAATCGGTGAAGATGTCCAAGTCGCTGAACAATGCCATCACAATTTCGGACTTTCTGACCAAACACACGGCCAATGAATTTCGAATGTTGTGTCTGCTCAGCCATTACAGGAATCAAATGGACTACAGTGAATCGCATATGGACGCTGCGAAAATGACCTGCAAAAGAATCACCGAATTTCGCAGTGACATTGATGCATGTGTGAAGGGACAAAAGACGTTTTCGGATGATGGCAACGAACTGCACGAACAAATGTCTGAAGCGTCGATTCGCATCGACGGTTTTCTGAGAGACGATTTCACCACCAGTCGTTGCATTGACCAGCTTATGTTATTGATAAAGACGATTAACAAGTCTATGCATCGGCACGATACTACAGCCAACACTCAACCGAGTGTATCGTCAAATATTGCCGATCTGCTGGCTGTGAGAAATTTCGTTGATTCGAAACtggaaattttcggtttgaaTTTCAACGATTCGGTCGCAGTGAGTGATAATAGTACAGTAAGCACTGAGCGCATTGTAGATGGTGTCGTGGATGTAAGGAATAGAATTCGGAATCGTGCTCTCGAATCTAAGGACAAACAATTGTTAAAGGATTGTGACGATATTAGAGAATGTTTCAAGTTGAACGGAATTGCGCTGAAGGATCACGGCAAATTGTCGTCGTGGCATTTTATGAtgagcaaataa